CAATGCTTGCTGGAACTATACCTGTTATACAGAAAGGATTTATGATGGATACGAGTTTTATAAAGGGTATTGTACCCCCAATTGTTACTCCCATGACAAAAGATGAGAAACTTGATGAGCAGGCATTTCGAGACCAGATCGAATGGATGATAGAAGGTGGAATCACAGGTCTTTTGGTATTTGGGTCAAATGGTGAGTTCTACATGCTTGAAGAAGATGAGATGGAAGCAATCCTAGGTATTGCGCTTGAGCAAGTAAAGGGAAGAGTCCCTATCTATATGGGCATTGGCGCTATCCGCACCTCCAAGTGTATTCGCTTAGCAAGAATGGCCGTTCAACTAGGGGTCCAGGGGATTTCCATTCTGCAGCCAATGTTCCTCAAACTGACAGAGGAAGAACTTAAAACTCACCTAGTGGCTATAGCTGAAAGTGTCTCTCAAACGCCAGTACTTCTGTACAACAACCCTGGAAGGACTGGTTATGCAATGAGCCAGAATCTTGTTTATTGGATGGCCCACAACATACCAAATGTGGTAGGTATGAAAGATAGTTCAGGCGATTTGACACAGACAGAGGAATTCGTCCGCAGAAATGCAGATGTGGGATTCAAGGTTTTTTGTGGCAAAGACACCCTGATTTATGCAGGTCTTTGTGTGGGTTGTGTCGGTGCTGTCACTTCCACTTCAAACTTTGCCGCAGCGCTTGTGTGGTCCATCTACGAAAAGTATATTGCAGGTGATCTTACGGGATCCAAGGAAGCACAGTTTGCCCTTAATCCACTACGGCTTCAGATGGACTCATCATCCTTTCCCGTGGCAACAAAGGATTATGCAAATTTAGTCGGGAGAAAAGTTGGGCAGCCGATGCTCCCAAACCTTCCATCACCTCCAATACAGAT
The sequence above is a segment of the Sphaerochaeta pleomorpha str. Grapes genome. Coding sequences within it:
- a CDS encoding dihydrodipicolinate synthase family protein, whose protein sequence is MMDTSFIKGIVPPIVTPMTKDEKLDEQAFRDQIEWMIEGGITGLLVFGSNGEFYMLEEDEMEAILGIALEQVKGRVPIYMGIGAIRTSKCIRLARMAVQLGVQGISILQPMFLKLTEEELKTHLVAIAESVSQTPVLLYNNPGRTGYAMSQNLVYWMAHNIPNVVGMKDSSGDLTQTEEFVRRNADVGFKVFCGKDTLIYAGLCVGCVGAVTSTSNFAAALVWSIYEKYIAGDLTGSKEAQFALNPLRLQMDSSSFPVATKDYANLVGRKVGQPMLPNLPSPPIQMEKFAQLLNVEGLM